ACGCGCAGCACAAGACTAGGCTATGAAGGCATTGTATTGCTCATTCGAAGCGTCCGAGGATTCGCCCCCTACCCGAGATCGCAACGATGTTCGACGCCATGTTCTTCGCTTTGATGATCTTGCCAACGATGCTTTTCTTGCCCGAGGAGAGCGCGCTGGACGTTGGTAGTCGTAAGCAGTTGTTTTTCGATGATCGGTTTATCGCGCAATCCGAACGCGTGACATTGCGGACTAATCCGGCCCAAAAACTGGGGCAGATTCTGGATGCCGAAGGGAAGCCGCTGTTGGGGCACGTCAGCCGCGTCATCGACGACGGTGGGAAGGTGCGCCTGTACGTTGGGCATGACGGTGTCGCGATTTACGAAAGCGACGATGCATTGCATTTCAAGGCGACCGGTAAATCGATCGGCGGCGGCAGCTTCTCGACGATCTTCGTGGATCCCCACGATGCAGATCCCGCCCGACATTACAAACTGTTTCTGCTAAAGAGCCAGGCGAAGTTCGATCGCGCCACCGATGGCGTGTTTGCGTTCACCTCCCCTGACGGGCTGAATTTCACCGAAGTGGGGCGCGTGCTGCCATGGTTCACCGACAATCCCACGATCGTCCTCTGGGACGAACGCATCGCGAAGTATGTCATCTATGTGCGGGCGTTGGCTTATGACTCCGCGAATCAGCGCCGCATCTCGCGCATCGAGGTCGATGATCCGCTGCGACCGTGGCCATTTCACGAGTCGAACGACGCGCGACCATTCCTGAGCACGGCCAACGTGCCCGTCGTGTTGCAGGCCGACGACCAGGACGATCCTGATTCCGACATCTACTACAACGCAGCGACGATCTACGGTGAAGCACAAGATGCGTACCTGATGTTCACGACGCAATTCCGCCATTTCTCGCCGCAGCGGCACCCGTTTATCGTGCCGCCACGGACTGGGCAGTGGGAGGATTTTGGTCCGCTGGAAGTGCAGTTGGCGACGAGCCGGGATGGGATTCACTGGCACCGGCCCAGCCGTGAAGCCTACTTCCCGACGGGGCTACCTGACGAATGGGACCGTTGGTACGCCGTGATGGGGCCGGGCGTGATTCGCTGCGGCAACTACTTATATCAGTATTACAACTCGAGCGGTCGCCTGCATGACGGCGCCATCTTGCGCACCGAGTATGCGGACGCGGCGCCGCAACTGGGAGGGATCGGTATCGTGCGTCAGCGCTTGGATGGCTTTGTCTCGGCCGACACCGATCACCAAGGGGGCTGGCTGCAAACCCCGCTAGTCAAGTTCGCGGGAAACCGTTTACGGTTGAACATTGATACTGGCGCGATGGGGACCGCCTTTGTCGAACTACGTGATGCCCAAGGCGCGCCGATTCCCGGCTACACGCTGGCGGATTGCGAAGAGGTCGGCGGCAATTTTCTCGACCAGCGCGTGTACTGGAAGGGGAACTGCGACGTCGGACCATTGGCAGGCCGGCCCGTCAGCATTTACTTGAAACTGAAGCGAGCCAAGCTCTACGCGTTCCAGTTCGTCGCCGAGTGACGCATCGTCGAGGTCCTCGATCTGTCGCCATCGACGGAGTTCGTCGCTCACCCGTCACTAATCGGCATTCTCGCGAGCATTGGCTGCTGCCTTGATCGCCTGGCGGTTCGCGGCGGTCATGGAGACGTCTTGTAGGACTTGCGTCTGTTGTGAGGTCACTGCGCGAACCTCGAGTTTGACCGTCTCTTGTGGGGGATGCCCCATGCGCGAGAGTAGCTCGACCAGGTCTTCTTCGAAGCGCTTTTGCCATCGGTTGCCGTACTTCTGTCGGCTAAAGGCGAGAATGTCGTCCGTAGTGAGACCATCCAACGACAAAAGCTGATACCACTGGTCGTCGATTTTGACCTCTGGTCGAGATTCCTGCCAACGCACCGCGGCGAAGGGAGACTTCTTGGCAAAGGCTTCTTTTTCGAAACGTTTCGCACTGGCCTGTACGATCTGCCACGCCGCCTCTGTGCCCCGCTCCATGTCGCCGTCATTCGCCGTCACGGCGACCACGGTCTTTGTTTCAGGAACAAAGATCACGAACGCGTACCAGAGCGTGTTCGATCCAAAGCTCCAGTACTTGGCGGTCGACGTCGCGCCCCCGGCATCTGACCTGATCCAACCCCATGCGTTCTGGCCAAACTCAGGAGTATGCAGCAAGCGGTAAGTTTCGGTGGAAAGCAATTTGCCTTCGCCCTGTTCTCCGCGCAGGTGTTCGTTGGCGTACGTGCAGAGATCGCCGAGCGTCATATGCACCATGCCCGAGGGGGCCATGATGGCGGTATTGTCAGCCTTGTCATCGACGGCGAGTTTTCTGGTTCCAAAAGCTTGATGCCCGCGAGGCTGTTCGAGCTTTGCGTCCGAACTTGTAGGGGGACCAAATCCAGCACTGGCGAGATTCAACGGTTCGAAGACTTCCCGCCGGACGAGGTCTTCCCAGGTGTCGCCGGTCACTTGCTCGGCCATTGCCCCGGCGATCGTGTAGCCCACATTCGAGGCATATCGATTGCCCGCGAGAAATGGACGCTTCTCGGCCATGATATTCAGCACGGCAGTACATCGTGCTCGGGTGCTTTCGCGCCCCAGCGGCGGACGCACTTGCAAAACCTCGGCGGGGAAATTGGCGGGCGCACCCGAGGTGTCGGTGAGTAGCTGCCGCAGCGTGATCGATTGCCAAGTCGGATCAAGGGTCGCGTTAGGGAAAACCTCGGCCACGGTGTCCGACCATTTCATACGTCCTGCTTCGACCAGTCGGGCGATCATCGTGACGGTGATCGATTGCGTGATTCCGCCCAGGTGCCAGCGGTCGCCAATCTCGACGGCCACGCCGCTTCCCTTTTTTCTCTCGCCGCTGGCGGCGGCTGCCTCGAGCCGTCCGTCGACGGTCATCATCGCGGCCAGGCCGACAAGATCGTTCTCCTTGCGCAGATCGTCAACCAGGCTGGCCAGCGCAACGCCTGCCGGTCCGTCGCTTTGGGGTGGACCTTCGTACTTGGCATCGGACGCTGCAAACAGGATCGCCATGATCACGGCAGCGATAGCGCCCAAAAGAGCCACGATGAACCAGCGCCTGGCAGGGTTTATGCCCTTGCTGCTCGATTCGGATATCTCGGTAACCGGCCCATCGTCGAGGCTTGCCAACAGTGCCAACAACTCCTGGCGCCGCGGCGCGAGCTGCACACGCACGGCGCGTTGATTGATGTAATCGACGAAACCGTTGATTGTCACGAGAAAAGCGAACAGGAAGCTCCCGAAGCCGAGTCCGAAAAGCCAATGCAACGAGGCTACGTCGCCGGCGACGTGTGCAAAGAATACGAGCTCCGAAACGAAAAGTGGTAGCAGGTACCACCAGAAGACGTTGCGCAGCAGCCAGATTTGATGATCGACCTGGCGCAAAGACTCGCGCACCGTCGTTAGTAGCGGCGCGCCTGGCTCGATGGGGCGCTGCGGATGGCGCCATCGATCGACCAGAAAAAATCCAGCCACCCACATCATCGCCGGTTCGGTGAGGTACCAGGTCCACGGTAGCGCAAGCCAGGCGCCCATCACGGACCATACGGGGATGAACAATAGTGCAACGGTGATCTCGAGGGTATCTCGGCGCAAAATGAGGGCCCGGAAATCGCGTTGGTTCCGCTCGACCTCTTTGCGCAGCAGCTCGGCATCGACCGTAACTCGGGTCTGCGACGAATCGGCCCGCCATGCCTCTTGGAATTTGTCAGGCGTCATCGGCACCCCCCCTCATCAGGTCACTCAGGGCCTTTTTCGCGCGGTTCAATTTGACGCCGACATTGCTCTCGGAAATACCCAGCACTTCGGCCATCTCGCGATAGCTCATTTCTTCCAGGTAAAGCAGCACGAGCGCCGCGTCAGCCTTTGGCAATTGATGAATAGCCTGATAGAGCTGTGCGACGGTTTCGCGCTGCTGAGCTTGCTGGGCGCTTGTCGTACCGTCGGAGGCCGGAACTTGCACCTCGATCAGCGGTTGCTGTCGGATGCGGCGCGGCTTGTCCTTCCGCTGCCAATTCATGGCCGTTTGCAACGCCACGCGATAGAACCAGGTGGCCGGGCTGGCCTTGCCCTCGAAGCACGGCACCGACCGCCAGGCCTGCAGCAGAATCTCTTGCGCGAGATCCTGGCATTCATCGCTGGTGAGCGTGTAAGCGCGCGCCACCTTCATGACCGCAGTGCCATGGTCCGCCAGCCACGTCATGAAGAGTGACTTATGGTCATCGTCCAGCAAAGCAAACCCTTGTCATGCCCTATGGCACGTCAGGCCAATTCCAAGTCGTGCCAAATTCTCTTGGACGTCCGGTCGTAGGCATGGACCGTTCAATTGTCGATCCTTTTCGCCGTCTGCTGGATGCCGTTCTGATGCAGAATCAGACTCTTGGCAGGGCCGGTTTTCGTCAACTTGAACTCGAGGGTGGCATCGACTCCACGGTACGACCAGCGACTCGGCGAGTCGGGGTAGACTTCTTGCGTGGCTTGATTGGTGATGCCCACCATCAGATGCCCGTCACGATCGCGCACATCGAAGATGAAATCCGGCTTCAGTTGATAACGACCAACCAGGCGGGCGCGAAGTTCCGCATCGACGCCCGGCGGGTTCTTGCCCTCGACAGGTTTGTTGGCCGGTTCCAGCTTTGGCTCGTGGCCTGCCCCCTTCAGTAGCAATTGCATGGCCAGCTTGTCGACTTCGTCAGTGCCCGTGTTGCAGAGGATGATGATCGCCGAGCGCAAATCGCGATTGATGAAGAGCGCGGCGTGAAACCCGCCGGTCTGACCATTGTGCCATCGAGTTTGACCATCGCCGGCGATCATCCAGCCCAATCCCATCGCCGAACCGGACGCATCGGCCGCGGTGTGTTGCTTCCAAGCCAATTCGATCGCCTCGCCCAGCGGGCCTGCGGGGGGCGTCAATTGAGCTCGCGCGAAACGCATCATGTCGCGCAGCGTGGCATGAATGCCGCCGGCGCCGGGCAGGTCGGCAAACGTCCACAGCGAGGCTTCGGTATTGAAAGCACTGTGGGGCGTGGCATGCCGCTTCACCTGATCACTCGTAAGTGACACGGTGCAGTCGGTCATCTTCAGCGGGTCCGCGATGGCTTCTCGCAATAGCCGCTGATAGGACATATCGGCCTTTTCGGCGATCAAGTACCCAAGAACCGAAACGGCGAGATTCGAGTATTCCTGCGTCTCACCGGGCGCGCGAGGAAGTTTGTATTGATCGAAAAACTCCGCGGCTTTGCCGGAGTTGTACTTCGCGTAGGGATCGGTTAAATCGGTCAGCGGCAAATTCGTGGGAAGTCGCGGCAGGCCTGACCGGTGGGTACTGAGATCGAGCCATGTGATCGAGCGACCGTCGCGCGCTGGCAATCGAATACCTGCCGCGTTGTTCGTCGCTGCGGCGGCCGCGAGATCGATCTTGCCTTGCACCACGGCACGGGCCAGCAAGAGCGACGTAAAGACTTTGCTCACCGAGCCGATTTCGTAAAGGGTCAGATTGCTGGGCTTGTCCTTGGCCTGGTTGCAATGCCCCAGGTGTACCGTTCCATAATGGTCGCCGGCGATGTAACCAATCGACATCCCGTTGACGATTTGATTTTCGATCAAAGGGGCAGCGAGTTTTTCGACGGACTCATCTGTCAGATTTTGGGATGAGGCGGTCGAGATACCAAAACAGCAGGTCGCGACCATGCCAAGCAGGATGAAACACAGACGCTTCATGGTCGAATTCCTTAGCAAGAATAAAGTGCCCCGGGACTTTCGCGCGGAGCGCGGTGCGCGCATCGAAATCCCTGACCCGCCAGGCGCGCCACCCTCTAGAGCGGCAAGATCGCTGGCGATCGTCGTTCGGCCATTAAATACCCCGATTTAGAGGTATTAGTAACAGAAAACGCCGACAACTTACAGAATTCGCGAGGATTGTGTAATCGGCGCACCTGGATCCCTCGGTTCCGCTCTGGTGGCGGACCGTCTGTCGATGATATGCACCGCGCACGGTACACGATGAGCGTGGGGTATCTCAGCGAGCCGCCTCGCGTCGGGCTCGGCGCGATGCGTCGCTAAATCTCGACGTGGGTGATGCCCCCGACTTCGTCGAAATGGCCGATCTTCAGAATCACGCCGTTCGAGCCTGGCATTTCCGCGACGAAGGCGGGATCCACGACGATGAGCGGCGGTGTCGAAACCGCTACGGCGACCGACGACATGTAGGAAATCGTAAGTGACAGAGCGACGAACCAAGGCAGGCTGCCGGTGGCAATGCGCACCAACTGCTTGCGCTTGGCGGAGGTTAGCTCGTGGTCGATACAGTATTGATCGACCACGTCTACTCGCTGGAGTTGGCTGGTCAGATCGAGCATCTCGTCGAAACTGCAGCCCTCGGTTCGGCACTTGCGAAACGTTTTGGCCGTACGGAGCGCGAGCTTGCGGCGCGTGAATTCCAGATGCGCCTGGTAAGCATCGAGCGCCTTTTGTTTGCGATCGATGGCATATTTCATCACTCCTCGCGGCATGGCCAGCCCCAGGTTCACCGCGGCTTGCATCGCCTGCAATGGTCGCCGATAGCGGGCCAGGCGTCGATACTCGGCAAAGACTTCCGCTTGCACTTTCGCGATGGCGGCCGTCAGGTCTTCGCCCGAGGTGAGGATCAAATCGTCGCCGACTTCAACGCAGAGTGGTTTGAGGTAATAAACCTTTGCCCCCTGCTTTTTGGCCGGTCCGCTGAGGAATTCGTCGAGCCGGGTTTGCACGCTCCTGGGGATCGTGTCGATAATCTTGTCGAAGTGTTCTTCCTCGGTGACCGTGACGAAGAATCGACCTTTGGGAAGCCGGATCGAGGCTTCGAATAGATTGAGCTCGCGCACTTGCGTGAAGTCATCGCGGTGCTTCTTGATGACCGACTTCCAACGCTGCTCCTGTGCCGTAAAGGGGCGCGTCTCGCGCAGCATCGTCTCGGCCAAGGCCTCTTTGGCATCCTTGGGCGGCACCCAGATTGTGTTCCCCACCCACGCTCCGAAGGGCTTGAGCTCTTGTTCGAGCGTGAACTTTTCGGTGATCGGCGGCTTGGCGATCGAGGGGGCCACGCGGCGAAAAGAACGTGGCTTTACGGGGCGGTGGATGGTCGTTGGCATGTTTGTCTCCACGAAAGAGAGGCGACGCAATACCGAACTCAGCAATCAAGAATCGAGCAGTCTGCTCGACGATGGCTCCGCTAACAGGTTCGCAGACAGGGCGAGGCTTGTGCCATGGAATCGCGCACGTGACTGGCTACGGCCGAGGCCGTAGCGTCATTGTCCCGGTGTTGCCGATGATTAGCAACAAAGATTTGCTGCGCCCTGCAAGCGATCGTTGAAGATCGGTAGTGAACTAACGGAATCGGAGCACGCAAGTACCGGGCTG
The Pirellulales bacterium genome window above contains:
- a CDS encoding serine hydrolase, encoding MKRLCFILLGMVATCCFGISTASSQNLTDESVEKLAAPLIENQIVNGMSIGYIAGDHYGTVHLGHCNQAKDKPSNLTLYEIGSVSKVFTSLLLARAVVQGKIDLAAAAATNNAAGIRLPARDGRSITWLDLSTHRSGLPRLPTNLPLTDLTDPYAKYNSGKAAEFFDQYKLPRAPGETQEYSNLAVSVLGYLIAEKADMSYQRLLREAIADPLKMTDCTVSLTSDQVKRHATPHSAFNTEASLWTFADLPGAGGIHATLRDMMRFARAQLTPPAGPLGEAIELAWKQHTAADASGSAMGLGWMIAGDGQTRWHNGQTGGFHAALFINRDLRSAIIILCNTGTDEVDKLAMQLLLKGAGHEPKLEPANKPVEGKNPPGVDAELRARLVGRYQLKPDFIFDVRDRDGHLMVGITNQATQEVYPDSPSRWSYRGVDATLEFKLTKTGPAKSLILHQNGIQQTAKRIDN
- a CDS encoding serine hydrolase domain-containing protein; protein product: MTPDKFQEAWRADSSQTRVTVDAELLRKEVERNQRDFRALILRRDTLEITVALLFIPVWSVMGAWLALPWTWYLTEPAMMWVAGFFLVDRWRHPQRPIEPGAPLLTTVRESLRQVDHQIWLLRNVFWWYLLPLFVSELVFFAHVAGDVASLHWLFGLGFGSFLFAFLVTINGFVDYINQRAVRVQLAPRRQELLALLASLDDGPVTEISESSSKGINPARRWFIVALLGAIAAVIMAILFAASDAKYEGPPQSDGPAGVALASLVDDLRKENDLVGLAAMMTVDGRLEAAAASGERKKGSGVAVEIGDRWHLGGITQSITVTMIARLVEAGRMKWSDTVAEVFPNATLDPTWQSITLRQLLTDTSGAPANFPAEVLQVRPPLGRESTRARCTAVLNIMAEKRPFLAGNRYASNVGYTIAGAMAEQVTGDTWEDLVRREVFEPLNLASAGFGPPTSSDAKLEQPRGHQAFGTRKLAVDDKADNTAIMAPSGMVHMTLGDLCTYANEHLRGEQGEGKLLSTETYRLLHTPEFGQNAWGWIRSDAGGATSTAKYWSFGSNTLWYAFVIFVPETKTVVAVTANDGDMERGTEAAWQIVQASAKRFEKEAFAKKSPFAAVRWQESRPEVKIDDQWYQLLSLDGLTTDDILAFSRQKYGNRWQKRFEEDLVELLSRMGHPPQETVKLEVRAVTSQQTQVLQDVSMTAANRQAIKAAANARENAD
- a CDS encoding RNA polymerase sigma factor, producing the protein MLDDDHKSLFMTWLADHGTAVMKVARAYTLTSDECQDLAQEILLQAWRSVPCFEGKASPATWFYRVALQTAMNWQRKDKPRRIRQQPLIEVQVPASDGTTSAQQAQQRETVAQLYQAIHQLPKADAALVLLYLEEMSYREMAEVLGISESNVGVKLNRAKKALSDLMRGGADDA